The DNA sequence TTTAAATTATAACACAAATTTTATTTTTTGGCCAAAATTTTTATTGGCAAAGAAAGGGGTTTAATTCACAAAAAAAGCGGCGAGGCAAAAAATTTTGAGTTGGTCCAAGGCCTTATGTCTAAACTAAAATAAGCCGAATCGTTTTTTAAAACCCGCTCCGGTAAAGGGCGGGTTTTTCGCAAAGCCAAAAATTATATTTTGACTAAATTTTAGCGGCGAAGCCGCGAGGCAACCTTTCAATCTTATCCTTGTTGGCTGCGGGACTTGGATTCGAACCAAGATTACTTGAGCCAGAATCAAGCGTCCTACCATTAGACGATCCCGCAAAAATTATTTCACAATTTTTCCGCCAAAGTTTTCTAATAAATCATTCAGCATGTTGCCGTTGGCCGGCCTATCCTCTCCTTCATTGTTTTTCGCCTTTAATTCGCCATTCTCCGCTTCAATTCCCTGCTCGCCATTCGTCCCGCCTCCTCCCCCGGAATTTATTTCCAAGGCCTCGTCAATTATGGCCTCAATTGAAAGAGATAAGCCATAAACTTCGGTTAGGATATTTTCCACCAATCCCTTGATCTGCGGATTGCTGATCCGGTCTTTGTGAAATTTATATTTAAAGGCCAGGCAAAGTTGGCTGCCGGTTATGCCTTTTGGCTGGCAAACGCGCAGGATAAAAGATAAAGAATGGTTGTATTTGCTTACTCTGGCCAAAACTTCGTGCCAGCGATTTTTTATTTCCTCCAGATTCATTCCGGCCGAAGAGACTCCCTGGTTATGAGAAGCCGGACCGGGATTTGCCTTGGGAAAATTTTTGGGCGCGGGCGAGATAATTTTGGCAGGAACCGCTTCTTTGGCCATACAAAGCTCGGTAACAGCCAATTCCATGGGCAATTGGATAATAAAACTGTCCTTTAATTCATTTTTAACCTTTATAAATTTTTCCATAAAGAGGATAAGCTGCTCCAAATTAAGTTCGCGCGAAATTTCATTAATTTTTATTTCTAAATTTTCTCCAAATTCCAGGGCTAAATTTCCAGCGCTGATTTTTCCAAGCATTATTTTCCTCAAAACTTCAATCAGGTCGGAAACAAAAGCGGCCAAATTAACCCCCTCGTCAACTAATTTATTTATTAGCCTGACGGCTCCAGCCGCGTCTTTTTTCGCCAAATAAGCGATTAAATTTATGATTTCGTCCAAATCGCTTCTGGGGATGACTAAATCCGCCTCTTCCTGCGTGATTTCCCGTCCGCCAATAGAAACAATCTGGCCCAGGAGACTTTCCGCGTCGCGCATATATCCTTCTGATTTTCTAGCGATGGCTTCCAGAATCTTTTTATCTATTTTTATCCCTTCTTTATTGACAATATAATTTAATTTCTTCACGACATCAACCACGCTGATGCGCCTAAAATCAAATCTTTGGCAACGGGAAATAATAGTAGTCGGAACTTTATGGACTTCGGTGGTGCAGAGAATAAAAATAACATTAGGCGGCGGCTCTTCCATAATTTTCAGCAAAGCGTTAAAAGCGGAAATGGAAAGCATGTGGACTTCATCAATTATAAAGATTTTGTATTTGCAGCGGGACGGCGCGGTCCGGGCCGAAGTAATGACGTTTTCCCGGACATTATCCACGCCCGTATGGGAAGCCGCGTCTATTTCAATAATATCCAAGCCGCGTCCAGCCGTGATTTCTTGGCAAATTTCGCACTTATTGCAGGGCTCGCTTTCGCCCTCTTTTCTTTTTTGGCAATTAACCGCCTTGGCGATCACCCGAGCCAAAGTTGTTTTTCCAACCGCCCTGGGACCGCAAAAAAGATAAGCGTGCGCAATCCGACCGCTTTGAATTTCATTCTCCAAAGTAATTTTTATATGGTTCTGCCCAACCACTTCGGCAAAATTTTGCGGGCGGTACTTTCTGTATAATGTCGCCATTTTAAAAAAATTAAAGATTAAAAATTAAAAACCAAAAATAGGCTTTTAAAACCTTCTCTTACTTTTCCATTTTACCATTAAATTGGAATAAATCAAGAATATAAAAAACACGCTTTAAAATGCGTGAACATGATAACTTAAAAGCTAATAACTAATAGTTGGCACCTGAGAAATTACTCCCTTTTTCTGATAATATTCTCCACCGCCGCCCATTTGCTCTCGCCGGTTTTTGGTATTAAAATTATGGTTTCGTCGCCCGCTTCGCCTTTAAAATAAGTAACGCTGGCCGGAAGCACTTGCCATTTTTTTCCTTCTTCCGATTCTACTACAAAATCCCCGTCGCCGCTCTTTTTCAACTCTCCCACCACTCTCGCCCTTTCAATCGGGCCGATTTGTTTGTAGATGAAGGTTCCGTTTTGGGTAATAGTGAGCTTCAAAATATCGCCTTCCACCAGTTTTGATTTGGAAGCGTAATTGGCCGGCACGCTGTATTGTTTTCCGTCCGGCCCGATCATATTCTCCCCATCAAAAACCCCTTCAATTATTTTACCGGTCTCTTCTCCGGAAAAAGGAGAAATTTCCCCGTCTTTGGTTTCTTCGCCTATTTGGCTGATGCTAATTCGGCCCGCCTCATCTCCCGGCGCCAAAACAGACAAAATTTCCAGAAACTTATCATTATTTTCTTTTATATTTTCTGCTAATTTTTTTAACAAAACGATTTTGGCCCGGCCGATAATTATTCCCTCCGGGTCTTTTTCTTTCTTAATTCTTTTTTTGTCCGTTTTTTTTTCTTCGGCAAAAGGATTGCCGTCCGAGTCAAGGTTAAACTCCTTATTTTCATCCAGGAATCCGCTTTCTATTTCCAAATCATCGCCGAAAGAATCCGGGCCTTGGTCTTGGTTTTTATTTTTCATATGTTTGTTTTATCCTATAGCTTGCCCTCATATTCTACAAAATTTACATTTTTTTGGCAAGCCGCAAGCCCGGCTAGCCCATTTTGCCTCTTTGCTTGATTTCCGCTTCAATTATATTCCGGTCTTGGCCATATTTAATCCGAGACAGGGCTTTTATCCTTCTGGCCATATCTTCCCGCGCCTCGCCCGGCAAGGGCCATAAAGTTTTCATGGAAAACGGCCGGCTGGCGGCATTATCAATCAAAAGTTTTACATAGGCCGTGAATTTATCAACGTTAATCAAATCGTATTGGTTGAAAACCGGTGAAAATTCTTTTTCCATAGCTTCCGCATCCTCTGATCCGACCTTGAATAAAGCCCAAGTGCCGACATTGCCAAAAACAGCGTCTTTTATAGTTGTATCTTTGTTTTTTACCAGTTGCCCCAAGTATTGGTGGGCAATAATTAAATTAAGCCCGTATTTTCTCGCTTCAGAAAGGATAGAGCAGATTGAATCAGTGGTAAAATTCTGGAACTCATCAATATAAAGATAAAAATCTTTTCTTTTTTCAAGCGGAATATCGGTCCGGGATAAAGCCGCCATTAAAATTTTGCCTATCAAGATCATGCCCAAAAGAAAAGCATTCATCTCCCCTACCCGGCCTTTTGATAAATCAATCAAAAGGATTTTTTGTTTATCCATCAAATCGCGAAAATTAAAAGAGCTTCTCTGCTGCCCGATTATTGGCCTCATTGTATCATTAGAAATAAATTGGGTTAATTTTGAAGTGACATAAGGGACAACATTTGCCAAAGCCGCTTCGCCTCCGGCTTTTTCCGCCTCCTGTTTCCAAAAATCCACTACTGTCGGATCCCCGCAACGCTCCAGTTTCATTTTCCGGAAGGCCGGGTCGGCCAAAACTTTCGGCACTTCCATCAAGGTGGAGCCAGAAGCCGGATCAGCCATAATAAGGAGCAGGGCGTTTCTCATGTATTGTTCAAAAATGGGTCCGCCAGTGGCTTTCAAGTCGTAAAGCTTGTCAAATATCTTTATCATCTCATTAATGACAAAAGTTTTTTGTTCGGGATACTTCGGATCGTAGTCCACCAAATTCAAGGCCAGGGGCCGTTCCAGATCTGCCGGGGAAAACAAAATCACGTCTTCCGCCCGTTCGGGCGGAATGCGGCAGAGAATATCCTGGATTAAATCCCCGTGCGGGTCCAAAACCCCGACACCCTCCCCGTTTATTATGTCCTGAATGGCCAGACTGGCCATAAACTGCGATTTGCCCGTGCCGGATTTACCTATAACGTAAAGATGCCGCCGCCGGTCATCTCTTTTTATTTTCACCTCCTTTTTCACTCCGCGATAAAAATTTTCCCCCAAAATAATTCCCTCATCTGGGAGATTGGAGGGCGCCGGAGCGTATTTCGCCGTAAGCCAGAGAATATTCGGAGTTTCCGTGTGCTTTAAGGGAAAATGAAAAAGAGAAGCCAGTTCCTCGGTATTAAGGAGAAAACTTAATTTTTCCCGAAAGCGGCGATAAATAAAATCATTTATTATTCCGCCCTGGTTGCCCCTGGCCAGCTTATTTTTGAAATTATTCCCATATTCGTAATAATTATATTGCCTTAGAGCGTTAGCCATATTTTCCAGAAACACTCCTGCCTGCCCTTTGTTTTTCGCGCTTACCACAATCCGCAAATTAACATCCAAACCGGCTTTGGCGTTTTTTTCTTCTATCTCTTTGAGCATTTCCTGCTCCAGGGCGGAAGTTTTAGACGCATTATTAAGTTGTTTTTGCCTTTCTAATTCTGTCGGCGGTTTGGCCATTGCCGCAATATCTCCGACTGCCGAGATTGCTTTTGTTATTTTATTCAATTTAAGGGCTTCGGCCATAGATTTGCCGGAAGCCACTTCCCTTACTATGGCTGCGGCTTTTTTATGCCAAACGCCCTTGGCGCTTCGGACAACGTATTGGATAGCGACAGATTCGTCCGCCTC is a window from the Patescibacteria group bacterium genome containing:
- a CDS encoding type IV secretion system DNA-binding domain-containing protein; its protein translation is MDYGFPEQNVYSAPTNLSLELAPWLVYLIWAIVVLFFLLFLVRIIKFLYNRNRIFDQIIFLVRLPKEKPGEREEDFDVQHLHEEIAKGETVFAGIGGLRAQRGILPWLLGRDDHFSFEIVAREKKICFYAVAPRKMARYLEQQINAHYPEAVIEEVEDYNVFAPKGEIAAGSLKTDRGFIFPLKTYRKQETDPMNSIINAMSKLEADESVAIQYVVRSAKGVWHKKAAAIVREVASGKSMAEALKLNKITKAISAVGDIAAMAKPPTELERQKQLNNASKTSALEQEMLKEIEEKNAKAGLDVNLRIVVSAKNKGQAGVFLENMANALRQYNYYEYGNNFKNKLARGNQGGIINDFIYRRFREKLSFLLNTEELASLFHFPLKHTETPNILWLTAKYAPAPSNLPDEGIILGENFYRGVKKEVKIKRDDRRRHLYVIGKSGTGKSQFMASLAIQDIINGEGVGVLDPHGDLIQDILCRIPPERAEDVILFSPADLERPLALNLVDYDPKYPEQKTFVINEMIKIFDKLYDLKATGGPIFEQYMRNALLLIMADPASGSTLMEVPKVLADPAFRKMKLERCGDPTVVDFWKQEAEKAGGEAALANVVPYVTSKLTQFISNDTMRPIIGQQRSSFNFRDLMDKQKILLIDLSKGRVGEMNAFLLGMILIGKILMAALSRTDIPLEKRKDFYLYIDEFQNFTTDSICSILSEARKYGLNLIIAHQYLGQLVKNKDTTIKDAVFGNVGTWALFKVGSEDAEAMEKEFSPVFNQYDLINVDKFTAYVKLLIDNAASRPFSMKTLWPLPGEAREDMARRIKALSRIKYGQDRNIIEAEIKQRGKMG
- the dnaX gene encoding DNA polymerase III subunit gamma/tau, which gives rise to MATLYRKYRPQNFAEVVGQNHIKITLENEIQSGRIAHAYLFCGPRAVGKTTLARVIAKAVNCQKRKEGESEPCNKCEICQEITAGRGLDIIEIDAASHTGVDNVRENVITSARTAPSRCKYKIFIIDEVHMLSISAFNALLKIMEEPPPNVIFILCTTEVHKVPTTIISRCQRFDFRRISVVDVVKKLNYIVNKEGIKIDKKILEAIARKSEGYMRDAESLLGQIVSIGGREITQEEADLVIPRSDLDEIINLIAYLAKKDAAGAVRLINKLVDEGVNLAAFVSDLIEVLRKIMLGKISAGNLALEFGENLEIKINEISRELNLEQLILFMEKFIKVKNELKDSFIIQLPMELAVTELCMAKEAVPAKIISPAPKNFPKANPGPASHNQGVSSAGMNLEEIKNRWHEVLARVSKYNHSLSFILRVCQPKGITGSQLCLAFKYKFHKDRISNPQIKGLVENILTEVYGLSLSIEAIIDEALEINSGGGGGTNGEQGIEAENGELKAKNNEGEDRPANGNMLNDLLENFGGKIVK